In Drosophila santomea strain STO CAGO 1482 chromosome 2L, Prin_Dsan_1.1, whole genome shotgun sequence, a single window of DNA contains:
- the LOC120455801 gene encoding calmodulin-2/4 yields the protein MEELTTEEQDLIKNTFKILDTENEGAITSKELGLVIRALGRQPNESEVQSLINEVDSDGNGTVSAPEFCNVILRKMRDTSKEEELRDAFNVFDKERNGYFSATDLRAVFMALGEKLDDDETEEIIREYDLDQDNHINFEEFTNMMTTR from the coding sequence ATGGAAGAATTGACTACTGAGGAGCAGGACCTAATCAAAAATACCTTCAAAATATTGGACACGGAGAACGAGGGAGCCATCACCTCCAAGGAATTGGGACTGGTAATCCGCGCATTAGGTCGCCAGCCCAACGAATCGGAGGTTCAGTCCTTGATCAACGAGGTGGATTCCGATGGAAACGGAACCGTTTCGGCACCGGAGTTTTGCAATGTGATTCTGCGCAAGATGCGTGACACCAgtaaggaggaggagctgcgcgATGCCTTTAACGTTTTTGATAAGGAACGCAATGGGTATTTCTCCGCTACCGATTTGAGGGCTGTTTTCATGGCACTTGGCGAAAAATTGGACGACGACGAGACCGAGGAGATAATACGCGAGTACGATCTGGATCAGGATAATCACATCAATTTCGAGGAGTTTACCAACATGATGACCACGCGTTAG